The genomic DNA ccgtaacaCTACAATAGTACatctatgcactgcacacaataaaactgaaaactaacataaaatgaggattcaattaTGATGGGGACGAAATAtacttaattaaacattaaaataatatgtagAAATGTGCAATATAATAGTTTCATGGtaacactaaacaaattaatatgtacattgctgtGCTATAAAAttggtacattataaacaacttgagatgtttATACATTTCACGGGGAACTACCATGTAGAAACTTAACTTTTAGTGGCTTTTTAACAGACTATCTGCTAAAAGGACAAAGGAAAGTGATAAATTGAGCATTTATGTGACTGgggtaaaagaaatgagaaaacggtggtgcgcgcgcacacacacacacacacacacacacacacacacacacttaagtaacctcaaaacaacaacaatattttaaaattatcagAAGCCATGAATGTCAGTAAACATGTTACAGGACTTTTCCCTGGAAAATGTAGATACATTGGAAGCAGTAAATACAtgagtaatgttcaattcataaaagcatgaaaagCAATATAAACTTCAAAAACCCTACCAGAAAATATATCCAAGCATTTTAGCAAGTAAAAAaactttgccaaacagttaacagataaacGTCCAAACTGACTGCTGCGATGCTGTCCTAAACTgtgactgaacagcatcactttcCCTGCCAGAACACGTGACAACCTGTACTTCCTTTCTGGGTTTACGGATATGACATAAAGACGCAAGGATGactgacatacaggtgcatctcaataaattagaatgttgtggaaaagttcatttatttcagtaattcaactcaaattgtgaaactcgtgtattaaataaattcaatgcacacagactgaagtcgtttaagtctttggttcttttaattgtgatgattttggctcacatttaacaaaaacccaccaattcactatctcaaaaaattagaatacatcataagaccaataaaaaaaaacatttttagtgaattgttggccttctggaaagtatgttcatttactgtatatgcactcaatacttggtaggggctccttttgctttaattactgcctcaattcggcgtggcatggaggtgatcagtttgtggcactgctgaggtggtatggaagcccaggtttctttgacagtggccttcagctcatctgcattttttggtctcttgtttctcattttcctcttgacaataccccatagattctctatggggttcaggtctggtgagtttgctggccagtcaagcacaccaacaccatggtcatttaaccaacttttggtgcttttggcagtgtgggcaggcgccaaatcctgctggaaaatgaaatcagcatctttaaaaagctggtcagcagaaggaagcatgaagtgctccaaaatttcttggtaaacgggtggagtgactttggttttcaaaaaacacaatggaccaacaccagcagatgacattgcaccccaaatcatcacagactgtggaaacttaacactggacttcaagcaacttgggctatgagcttctccacccttcctccagactctaggaccttggtttccaaatgaaaacaaaacctgctctcatctgaaaagaggactttggaccactgggcaacagtccagttcttcttctccttagcccaggtaagacgcctctgacgttgtctgtggttcaggagtggcttaacaagaggaatacgacaactgtagccaaattccttgatatatctgtgtgtggtggctcttgatgccttgaccccagcctcagtccattccttgtgaagttcacccaaattcttgaatcgattttgcttgacaatcctcataaggctgcggttctctcggttggttgtgcatctttttcttccacactttttccttccactcaactttctgttaacatgcttggatacagcactctgtgaacagccagcttctttggcaatgaatgtttgtggcttaccctccttgtgaagggtgtcaatgattgtcttctggacaactgtcagatcagcagtcttccccatgattgtgtagcctagtgaaccaaactgagagaccattttgaaggctcaggaaacctttgcaggtgttttgagttgattagctgattggcatgtcaccatattctaatttgttgagatagtgaattggtgggtttttgttaaatgtgagccaaaatcatcacaattaaaagaaccaaagacttaaacgacttcagtctgtgtgcattgaatttatttaatacatgagtttcacaatttgagttgaattactgaaataaatgaacttttccacgacattctaatttattgagatgcacctgtatgccagcgatttcgcaccaaatccgacccgacagctaaAAATACCTATTCTTTttgtaggcttaccatagtgaatctgGGTAAGGCAAATATAtcgttttgaacactgattttatatgtactcaatcaataatggcaaccTCATCGAAGAAATTTCATACTATGCTACATATCGAAAgtttaagtttggtgaactctgaactgaGAATCAGCATGACGAGAGgatgtgtgaccaatagaagatcaaaatgtcacacactgacttcttggttcaatacaaagAACTGTATTACTGTATTTCAATCAGACTCAAACAACCGACACAACTGATCCAGTGGTGTATTCCTTCAGCCGGTGAAACCAATAATTGCTCCCACACTCGAAACCTATTTGCTTgcactatagtcagtctttacaggcatgaaaaatcACTATTCTCGTGCATCAAACTAGAGCTCACTGGCTTCGAAAGGGAGAACATGTTAAAAGTTAATGAACATGAAGTCcaagtcagtgtatggaggtaaACGAcaatgatttgttcacttaaaagatagGTTTAAAAAGATTGATTCGTTCACAAACGAAACATCACTAAATTTCTTAGAGGATGCTACCCAGTTCGGAAAAATTCCATCTTTGGGTTCATCTTTCCAACTATTTACTTAATCTTGTTGGACCTGAAGATGATTTTTGCTCAGCGTGTCTACTTGGGCAATTCTTTTTTACATGTCTATGTAGATTATGTACTGCTCTGAAACTTTTCCCACATGAAGAGCAGTGATATgacttctctccagtatggattctcttgtTTTTTCAGGCAATGTAAccaagtgaaactcttttcacagtgtgagcacttgtaaggtttcctccagtatgaattctcttgtgtTTTTCAGGTCTTGTGACTAAGTGAAACTCTATTCACTGTTTGAGCACTTgtaaggcttttctccagtgtatTTCCAGgtcttgtgactgagtgaaacacttttcacagtgtgagcacttgtaaggtttcctccagtatgaattctcttgtgtttttcaggtcttgtgactgagtgaaactcttttcacagtttgagcacttgtaaggtttttctccagtgtaTTTCCAGGTCTTAGgaatgagtgaaactcttttcacagtgtgagcacttgtaaggtttttcttcagtatggattctcttgtgCGTTTTCAGGtgatgtgactgagtgaaactcttttcacagtgtgagcacttgtaaggtttttctccagtatgaattctctcgtgtgtttccaggtcttgtgactgagtgaaactcttttcacagtgtgagcacctgtaaggtttttctccagtatggattctctcatgtgttttcaggtgatgtgactgagtgaaactcttttcacagtgtgagcacttgtaaggtttttctccagcgtgaattctctcatgttttttcaggttttgtgaatgagtgaaactctttttacagtgtgagcacttgtaaggtttttctccagtatggattctctcatgtattTTCAGGtgatgtgactgagtgaaacgcttttcacagtgtgagcacttgtaaggtttttctccagtatgaattctcttgtgtgttttcaggttatgtgagtgagtgaaactcttttcacagtgtgagcacttgtaaggtttttctccagtatggattctctcatgtgtttccAGGTTATGCgagtgagtgaaactcttttcacagtgtgagcacctgtaaggtttttctccagtatggattctctcatgtgttttcaggtgatgtgactgagtgaaactcttttcacagtgtgagcacttgtaaggtttttctccagtatgaattctctcgtgtgtttccAGGTGTTGTAAGTGAGTGAAACTCTtgccacagtgtgagcacttgtaaggtttttgtCCAGCATGAATTCTTTGGTGCTGTTTCACACTGCCAGCTGTAATAAAGGTCTtaccacattcaaagcacatatgaaCCCCCACACcggtatgtattttctggtgcttTTTCAAATAGGACAGGTGTGCAAAACagtttccacaaaaagaacacttgtaaggcttctcatctgtgtgAGTTTTCATATGTTTTCTTAGGCTtgaattcaaaacaaatgttttaccacacttatcacattcaaATGGTCTCTCTCCAGAGTGACAGCGGAGATGACCTTTGAGACAAACTGTATATGCGAAActtttcccacactgatggcacgtgtaaggtttctctccaatATGAACTTTCATGTGTTTATTAAGCcggcttttatttgtgaaaatcTTTCCACACTGTGAGCAAGTGAAAGTATATTTGGCTGCTCTTCTTTTATACTTTTCTGGTGATAAATTCTTCTTAGTCTTCGAGCAAatcaaagatttttctccagttgtgAAATCATGATGTTTTTGACACTGAAGTTtgtcctccacttcattcagttcttgacatttctctttcacttccatcagctctacaataaacacaataaatggaCAAAAATCAAATTCAAGTGCGAGAAACGTAAAAAGAAATCAAACTGAACCTTAATTCAATGtcggaacacaaaaaaaaacccatCCAGTATTAATTTGTGATGTTTGCTGTGCAAGCGGTATTAATTTATACCGTTTATTCTGCCTGATAACTGCATTTAATGACTATAAtcatcagggtttgaaattaacatgcGCCCACCCTAGAAATCAGCAGTAGCGGgtatttctttcactctttccctaatttggcatgcccaattcccaatgcgctctaggtcctcgtcgtggcgtagtgactcgcctcaatctgggtggcagaggatgaaattcagttgcctctgcatctgaaaccctcaatcagcgcatcttatcatgtggcttgttgagcgaataaccacggagacctagcacgtgtggaggcttcacgctattctccgcagcatccacgcacaactcatcacgtgcccctccgagagcgagaaccacattatagagaccacgaggaggttaacccaatgtgaccttacccaccctagcaactgggccaactggttgcttaggaagcctgactggagtcactcagcacgccctggattcgaacttgcgactccaggggtggtagtcagcatctttactttaCTTACCAGGCCCCCTAAAATGGGTacttttaaacaattaaaaaaaaaaaaaagctttaaatacaataaacaaatcAACTTAAAAATACACCCCTGGGGCTAGACAGCCCTGACActttaaacagcactgatgaggtaatGAGGAGACAAACATCAATTACAAAGTTTTTTTAAAGTACACAAttgtaaatggtctgcacttatatagtgctttttttaaccttagcggttttcaaagtgctttacactgtgactcattcacacacacaccaatgatggcagagttgccatgcaaggtgctagctggccattgggagcaacttggggttcagtgtcttgcccaaagACACtctggcatgtggagtcatgtgggctgggAATTGAACTGccaaccctgcgattagtggccaacttgctctaccacctgagccacagctgccCCTAGACAATCATTCTTACTAAACTGCAAGAACACTAACTGGTAACTAGAACTGATTAATATGAAATCTATCAGAGTGAATATATTGTTTAAGACAATTTTTATAGCAAttttaaaagttgtatttaaatgtttttaaaagtgcttAGGCTTTTAGTTTAGCATTtcttataaaaaaaactaaagttgatttattttctttttttaaaagactATCTATAGCAATCTAACCCCAGAAATAAGGCGCAAACCATGGTCTCACCTGTGGATATGGCCTTGTTATCAGTGGAGTCTCAAACTCATTATTTCTGGttgggcacaaaaaaaaaaaaaagattttgtagtttttttgttgttgtttttttttaactattccaTGTTCAATGACgtactttaaaagtttgatcCACAATGAACACGTAATTTGCATgcactccctccactgccccaacCACTGTACAATGCTTCACTAAAGATAGTTAAAAATTTGCAAccgccaaacttttattcaaaagGAAAACTGCATGAAGACTTTCAAAGTTTAACAGTAAATGCGTTCCTTGTTTTAACATCTTTGCCTCCTCTGTACACAAATACATGGTGCCATGGGGTTACTTAAGATGTTAACTTGTAGCGGCCTTACACAAAAGTGAAATCAAAGTTAATCCCACGTTATGTAGTTAAATATAATGTGCTCACTGCACGTTTGCAAACAGAACAAAACTCAGAGCACATCTACTACTtgctagtgcttgacacatgcgtagaatgctagatggtgctaggaagtgtaatcgagcttgaaatcatgattgccaaggagatgGCTGATGTCAAGATAACTTGAGACTTACTCCAAgatgttgattcacaaatataagtgcTCAGGGCTGCGTTTTCCCAAAAGCATTAGAAGTATAAGTacgtagatcgtagaaaccattaactcacattaaccctcctatggtattaaaTGGCACCTTCCTTTGGTATTCGCATTCATTTTTGACTGGAAGGTTTAGATGTGTAACCCATTTTttttgatgataatgataccatttttaATTCCttgaagaacaataaaatt from Myxocyprinus asiaticus isolate MX2 ecotype Aquarium Trade chromosome 29, UBuf_Myxa_2, whole genome shotgun sequence includes the following:
- the LOC127420265 gene encoding zinc finger protein 883-like isoform X2, whose protein sequence is MGPPQNVGIQCGAAEISPHHSGCWTNSLNRDPETHRTHSSLYSILLTVFRVIKRLQSLWLLSVTLENSRRCRLPVKMCSVKLLDCRNLMKMRGEIKVEEQQRNDDDDDDQTSTESLASVSNVGEQQMLQTTVKIEVKQEEIKEENTAEEQQRDEYDYISSELMEVKEKCQELNEVEDKLQCQKHHDFTTGEKSLICSKTKKNLSPEKYKRRAAKYTFTCSQCGKIFTNKSRLNKHMKVHIGEKPYTCHQCGKSFAYTVCLKGHLRCHSGERPFECDKCGKTFVLNSSLRKHMKTHTDEKPYKCSFCGNCFAHLSYLKKHQKIHTGVGVHMCFECGKTFITAGSVKQHQRIHAGQKPYKCSHCGKSFTHLQHLETHERIHTGEKPYKCSHCEKSFTHSHNLETHERIHTGEKPYKCSHCEKSFTHSHNLKTHKRIHTGEKPYKCSHCEKRFTQSHHLKIHERIHTGEKPYKCSHCKKSFTHSQNLKKHERIHAGEKPYKCSHCEKSFTQSHHLKTHERIHTGEKPYRCSHCEKSFTQSQDLETHERIHTGEKPYKCSHCEKSFTQSHHLKTHKRIHTEEKPYKCSHCEKSFTHS
- the LOC127420265 gene encoding zinc finger protein 883-like isoform X1, translated to MGPPQNVGIQCGAAEISPHHSGCWTNSLNRDPETHRTHSSLYSILLTVFRVIKRLQSLWLLSVTLENSRRCRLPVKMCSVKLLDCRNLMKMRGEIKVEEQQRNDDDDDDQTSTESLASVSNVGEQQMLQTTVKIEVKQEEIKEENTAEEQQRDEYDYISSELMEVKEKCQELNEVEDKLQCQKHHDFTTGEKSLICSKTKKNLSPEKYKRRAAKYTFTCSQCGKIFTNKSRLNKHMKVHIGEKPYTCHQCGKSFAYTVCLKGHLRCHSGERPFECDKCGKTFVLNSSLRKHMKTHTDEKPYKCSFCGNCFAHLSYLKKHQKIHTGVGVHMCFECGKTFITAGSVKQHQRIHAGQKPYKCSHCGKSFTHLQHLETHERIHTGEKPYKCSHCEKSFTQSHHLKTHERIHTGEKPYRCSHCEKSFTHSHNLETHERIHTGEKPYKCSHCEKSFTHSHNLKTHKRIHTGEKPYKCSHCEKRFTQSHHLKIHERIHTGEKPYKCSHCKKSFTHSQNLKKHERIHAGEKPYKCSHCEKSFTQSHHLKTHERIHTGEKPYRCSHCEKSFTQSQDLETHERIHTGEKPYKCSHCEKSFTQSHHLKTHKRIHTEEKPYKCSHCEKSFTHS